In a genomic window of Scyliorhinus torazame isolate Kashiwa2021f chromosome 5, sScyTor2.1, whole genome shotgun sequence:
- the LOC140419229 gene encoding uncharacterized protein, producing the protein MEKLLKCGDCGKGYNYPSGLDIHRRIHTGERPYTCTVCGKGFAYSSSLYTHQRVHTGERLFNCLECGKGCNALSSLLIHQQVHSDQRPFQCSDCDKSFKSTKDLLRHQRTHMEVRPFACSVCGKGFTQSSHLLTHQLVHSDKRPFQCSHCEKCFKSKNDLQAHQRTHTGEKPFTCSLCQRRFGRLSQLQTHQRVYSDQTPFQCSDCEKSFKSKQDLVTHQRVHTGERPFTCSVCGKGFTHSSHRLRHQRVHTGERPFICSVCGKGFADSPHLLLHERIHTGERPFTCSMCGKGFTQPSQLTVHQLVHTEQRPFKCSDCEKSFKSTKDLLRHQQGHTGERSFTCSMCGKRFVQSSHLLRHQQVHTGERSFTCSICGKRFARSSNLLRHQRVHKSLQRLDSAVAAAANTMQD; encoded by the coding sequence ATGGAGAAACTattgaaatgtggggactgtgggaagggatataaTTACCCATCTGGATTGGatattcatcgacgcattcacactggagagaggccttacacctgcactgtgtgtgggaaaggatttgcttacTCATCCAGCCTGTATACACATCAGCGTGTTCATACTGGCGAGAGGCTATTCAATTGCCTTGAATGTGGGAAGGGGTGTAATGCTTTATCAAGCCTCCTGATTCACCAGCAAGTTCACTCTGATcagagaccatttcaatgttctGATTGTGACAAAAGCTTTAAAAGCACAAaggacctgctgagacaccagcgcactcacatggAGGTGAGGCCTTTCGCCTGCTCagtgtgcgggaagggattcactcagtcatcccaccttctaacacaccaacttgttcactctgataaGAGACCTTTTCAATGCTCGCACTGTGAGAAGTGTTTTAAAAGTAAAAATGATTTACAAgcccatcaacgcactcacactggggagaagccattcacctgctctctctgtcagAGGAGATTTGGACGTTTATCCcagctacagacacaccagcgagtttacTCTGATCAGACACCATTTCAATGTTCtgattgtgagaagagctttaaaagcaaacAGGATCTGgtgacgcaccagcgagttcacactggagagaggccattcacctgctctgtgtgtgggaagggattcacccattcatCCCACCGTCTgagacaccagcgcgttcacactggagagaggccgttcatttgctcTGTGTGTGGTAAGGGATTTGCTGATTCACCCCACCTTCTGCTAcatgagcgaattcacactggagaaaggcctttcacttgctccatgtgtggaaagggattcactcagccatcccagctcactgtacatcaacttgttcacactgagcagagaccttttaaatgttctgactgtgagaagagctttaagagCACTAAGGAccttctgagacaccaacaaggtcacactggggagaggtcattcacctgttccatgtgtgggaagagatttgttcagtcatcccacctgcttagacaccagcaggttcacacaggAGAGAGGTCCTTCACCTGCTCCATATGTGGGAAGAGATTTGCTCGgtcatccaatctgctgagacaccagcgagttcacaagtcacTGCagaggttagattctgctgttgctgctgctgctaatacaatgcaggactga